From a single Fulvivirga ulvae genomic region:
- the sufD gene encoding Fe-S cluster assembly protein SufD: MSESTKDISLEKEFIDNFEALEARINGAGALPVHQIRKEAISAFQKLGLPTSKNEEYKFTDLNKTLRKNFDFASPSHPGSISSELINKCFLPEMDTNRLVFINGVYSSEHSSITSAEDQLVVKDFSTASKENKEELQSYFAKYADYQTDAFIALNTAFAEHGSFIHIPDNKVVDKPIALYFFSDAKEEKSYNQPRNLFVAGKNSQATFIEVFNTIGDFASFTNIVSEIVVNENAHIDYYKIQNNKDTAFHVGTTQVWQARSSHFSAYTFTLNGAMIRNNLNIASDGEGCETHMYGLYLLHGKTHVDNHTSVDHIKPNSFSNELYKGIMEDQSHGVFNGKVYVRQAAQKTNAFQSNKNILLSDEATINSKPQLEIWADDVKCSHGCTTGQLDEEAMFYLQSRGISKERARVLLLYAFATDVLENVRLEPLKNYLENLISERLHKDF; encoded by the coding sequence ATGAGCGAATCGACTAAAGATATAAGTTTAGAAAAAGAGTTTATTGATAATTTCGAAGCACTGGAGGCAAGGATCAACGGAGCTGGGGCTTTGCCTGTACATCAGATAAGGAAAGAAGCTATCAGTGCCTTTCAAAAATTAGGGTTACCAACCTCAAAAAATGAGGAGTATAAGTTTACAGACCTTAACAAAACATTAAGGAAGAATTTTGACTTCGCTTCACCTTCTCATCCCGGAAGTATTAGCTCAGAGCTAATTAACAAGTGCTTCCTTCCTGAAATGGACACCAACAGGCTGGTATTCATCAATGGAGTTTACTCTTCGGAGCATTCATCAATAACCAGTGCCGAAGACCAGCTTGTGGTAAAGGATTTTAGCACTGCTTCAAAAGAAAACAAAGAAGAGCTACAGTCATATTTCGCAAAATATGCCGATTATCAAACTGATGCCTTCATCGCTTTAAATACAGCCTTTGCCGAGCATGGCTCCTTTATCCATATACCCGATAACAAGGTTGTCGATAAACCTATAGCACTCTACTTTTTCAGTGATGCAAAGGAAGAAAAGTCATACAATCAGCCAAGAAACCTTTTCGTTGCAGGTAAAAACAGCCAGGCGACATTCATTGAAGTGTTCAATACCATCGGTGATTTTGCAAGCTTCACAAACATTGTTTCTGAAATTGTAGTGAACGAAAATGCTCATATTGATTACTACAAAATTCAAAACAACAAAGATACCGCCTTTCATGTAGGTACTACTCAGGTATGGCAGGCACGTTCAAGTCATTTTTCTGCGTATACTTTCACTCTTAACGGGGCTATGATCAGAAATAACCTGAACATAGCATCAGATGGCGAAGGGTGTGAAACACATATGTACGGTCTATACCTGCTGCATGGTAAAACTCATGTAGACAACCATACATCAGTAGACCATATAAAACCTAATTCTTTCAGCAATGAACTGTATAAAGGCATTATGGAAGATCAGTCTCATGGTGTGTTTAATGGTAAGGTATATGTAAGGCAGGCAGCTCAAAAAACGAATGCATTCCAGTCTAACAAGAACATTCTGCTAAGTGATGAAGCCACGATAAACTCAAAACCCCAGTTGGAAATATGGGCAGATGACGTAAAATGTTCGCACGGTTGTACTACCGGCCAGTTGGATGAAGAAGCCATGTTTTATCTGCAATCTCGCGGAATAAGCAAGGAAAGAGCCCGTGTGCTGCTGTTGTATGCTTTTGCCACTGATGTACTTGAGAATGTCAGGCTTGAACCTTTGAAAAATTATCTCGAAAATTTAATTTCCGAACGATTACATAAAGACTTCTGA
- a CDS encoding cysteine desulfurase — protein MSAISQETLKKLDIEAIRNEFPVLHQEINGKPLAYFDNAATTQKPNAVIQALSGYYEGYNANIHRGIHTLAEKATKAYEATRVALRGFLNAKESEEIIFTKGTTESINLVAATFGRQQVKQGDEIIVSGLEHHSNIVPWQILAQEKGATIKVISVKENGELDYDQYLGLLSGKTKIVAVNHASNSLGTINPIKDIIKAAHEVGAKVLIDGAQASAHLEIDVQDLDCDFYAISAHKFYGPTGTGALYGKRELLEAMPPYQGGGEMIKDVSFEGTTYNDIPYKFEAGTPNIADVVAFKAAVEFVSNTGKPAMAKYEAELLQYATEAVASIKHIRLIGTSPNKVSVLSFVAEGIHHFDIGQMLDARGVAVRTGHHCTQPLMDTFGIEGTVRASFAVYNTKEEIDRMVEGLERIVKFMK, from the coding sequence ATGTCTGCAATAAGTCAGGAAACGTTGAAAAAACTGGATATAGAAGCCATTCGAAATGAATTTCCGGTATTGCATCAGGAAATCAACGGAAAGCCTCTGGCCTATTTTGACAATGCCGCAACTACGCAAAAGCCTAATGCGGTAATACAGGCACTATCCGGTTATTATGAAGGGTATAATGCCAACATACACCGGGGAATACATACGCTGGCTGAGAAAGCCACCAAAGCGTATGAAGCTACACGTGTTGCGCTAAGGGGTTTTCTGAACGCAAAAGAAAGTGAAGAGATCATTTTCACTAAAGGTACGACCGAATCCATTAACCTTGTAGCGGCAACTTTCGGACGTCAGCAAGTGAAGCAAGGCGATGAAATCATTGTTTCAGGCCTGGAACATCACTCGAACATTGTTCCCTGGCAAATACTGGCTCAGGAAAAGGGTGCTACTATCAAGGTAATCTCCGTAAAGGAAAACGGGGAGCTCGATTATGATCAGTACCTGGGCCTGCTCAGCGGTAAAACAAAAATTGTGGCAGTTAACCATGCATCCAACAGTCTGGGTACCATAAATCCAATTAAAGACATTATAAAGGCCGCTCATGAAGTTGGTGCCAAAGTATTGATTGACGGAGCACAGGCATCTGCACACCTGGAAATAGATGTGCAAGATCTTGATTGCGACTTCTATGCCATCTCTGCGCATAAATTTTACGGACCAACCGGTACAGGAGCACTTTATGGTAAGCGAGAGCTTCTTGAAGCCATGCCCCCTTATCAGGGTGGTGGGGAAATGATCAAAGATGTAAGCTTTGAGGGTACTACTTACAACGATATTCCTTATAAGTTCGAAGCAGGAACACCTAACATTGCGGATGTGGTAGCTTTTAAGGCCGCCGTTGAGTTTGTAAGTAACACTGGTAAACCTGCTATGGCCAAATATGAAGCCGAACTACTGCAATATGCCACTGAAGCTGTTGCATCCATAAAACATATTCGCCTGATCGGTACCTCTCCAAACAAAGTAAGTGTACTGTCGTTTGTAGCAGAGGGCATTCACCATTTCGATATAGGACAAATGCTGGATGCCCGGGGAGTAGCAGTAAGAACAGGGCACCACTGTACCCAACCTTTGATGGACACCTTCGGAATTGAAGGAACTGTCCGGGCATCATTTGCCGTTTACAATACAAAAGAAGAAATCGACCGAATGGTTGAGGGGCTCGAAAGAATTGTAAAATTCATGAAGTAA
- a CDS encoding ArnT family glycosyltransferase, which produces MTSINKSRISVFIEENPLKAILLAALVLRLLAAFFSKGYAFHDDHFCVIRVANSWAEGIPQWLQGEHPPKHSMVYAGANAILMWLMSTLGITDPEVKATVLRLVHALYSMFTVYFGFKITALISNKRNAILAGWILAVLWFMPYLSVKYLAELVCAPPVLAGFYIILKAERARVRKWAPWILAGALFGLSFTIRLHIILFAGGLGLVLLFRKQWLESILFTIGFLLLTFVLIGIPDILFFDYPYQYVVDYFIYNSENAYNYITGSPFKFLLTTFGFLVPPVSVFLMWGYIKTWKIEPKMFLAVLIFFLVHSFFPNKQERFLLPMYPLLIILGVIGWNNFKDHSRFWQGHQSLYRGLWKFFWTINIIAAVALALTFTKKDRVAPLYYLSRQTDVKAVIIESERGKVKQPPVYYLGNNCADFDEVENGELGFDQFEARQKYADPEFIVTFNLGKDKTIQELSDEIASTGKEPNYIIFKGDQDFEARMKRIQEFFPCKQLVLVKEINPSTFDLLLHVLNPRVHRNTMARIYRVE; this is translated from the coding sequence TTGACCTCGATAAACAAATCCCGAATTAGCGTTTTTATAGAAGAAAACCCTTTAAAAGCTATACTTTTAGCGGCTCTGGTGCTCAGGCTTTTAGCGGCCTTCTTTTCAAAAGGTTACGCTTTTCACGATGACCATTTCTGTGTGATCAGGGTGGCCAATAGCTGGGCGGAAGGTATTCCTCAATGGCTCCAGGGTGAGCATCCTCCCAAGCACAGTATGGTCTATGCCGGAGCCAACGCCATACTCATGTGGTTAATGAGTACACTCGGCATTACTGATCCTGAGGTAAAAGCAACTGTACTTAGACTGGTTCATGCATTATACTCTATGTTCACGGTTTATTTCGGGTTTAAAATAACAGCACTTATATCCAATAAAAGAAATGCCATACTTGCCGGATGGATTTTGGCTGTGCTCTGGTTCATGCCTTATCTAAGTGTTAAATACCTGGCAGAACTGGTGTGTGCGCCCCCTGTTCTTGCCGGTTTTTATATTATTTTAAAAGCCGAAAGAGCTCGGGTCAGGAAATGGGCTCCATGGATTCTTGCAGGAGCATTATTTGGCCTGTCTTTTACCATACGGCTTCATATTATATTGTTTGCCGGTGGTTTGGGGCTTGTTCTCCTATTTAGAAAACAATGGCTTGAGAGTATATTGTTTACCATCGGATTCCTGTTGTTGACATTTGTATTAATAGGTATTCCTGACATATTGTTCTTTGATTATCCGTACCAGTATGTGGTAGACTACTTCATTTACAATAGCGAAAATGCATACAATTACATTACGGGCTCACCTTTTAAATTTCTACTTACAACTTTTGGTTTTCTGGTGCCACCAGTAAGTGTCTTTTTAATGTGGGGCTATATAAAAACCTGGAAAATCGAGCCTAAAATGTTTCTGGCAGTCCTGATTTTCTTTTTAGTACATTCCTTTTTTCCCAATAAACAGGAGCGTTTTCTGCTTCCTATGTATCCTCTTCTTATTATTCTCGGGGTGATAGGTTGGAATAACTTTAAGGACCACTCGCGATTCTGGCAGGGGCATCAGTCTTTATACAGAGGTCTTTGGAAGTTTTTCTGGACTATTAACATTATTGCAGCTGTAGCACTGGCTCTTACCTTTACCAAGAAAGACAGAGTTGCTCCGTTGTACTACTTGTCCAGGCAAACCGATGTGAAGGCAGTGATCATTGAAAGTGAACGTGGAAAAGTGAAGCAACCGCCAGTGTACTACCTGGGGAACAATTGCGCAGATTTTGATGAAGTGGAAAACGGCGAGCTTGGTTTTGATCAGTTTGAGGCAAGGCAAAAATATGCTGATCCCGAATTCATAGTAACCTTTAACCTGGGCAAAGACAAAACCATACAGGAGCTATCTGATGAAATAGCAAGCACCGGAAAAGAACCGAATTATATCATTTTCAAGGGAGATCAGGATTTTGAAGCCAGAATGAAGCGGATACAGGAGTTCTTCCCGTGCAAGCAACTGGTATTGGTAAAGGAGATAAACCCTTCGACCTTTGACCTGTTGCTTCATGTTTTAAATCCGAGAGTACACCGAAACACTATGGCACGGATCTACCGGGTAGAGTAG
- the sufB gene encoding Fe-S cluster assembly protein SufB: MSKDNQILEEFTSKEYEHGWNIDIEADQAPKGLNEDIVRFISAKKEEPEWLLEWRLKAYRAWTKMKEPKWANVKFPDINYQDIIYYSAPKQKVKPKSLNEVDPELLETFKKLGISLEEQKRLTGVAVDAVLDSVSVATTFKDKLAEMGIIFCSFSEAVREHPELVKKYIGSVVPTSDNYFAALNSAVFSDGSFCYIPKGVRCPMELSTYFRINAANTGQFERTLIVAEEGSYVSYLEGCTAPQRDENQLHAAVVEIYAKKDAEVKYSTVQNWYPGDKEGKGGIYNFVTKRGICAGDNSKISWTQVETGSSITWKYPSCILKGDNSIGEFYSVAVTNNRQQADTGTKMIHIGKNTKSRIVSKGVSAGYSQNSYRGQVKVMKRAEGARNFSQCDSLLMGDKCGAHTFPYIDIENKSAQIEHEATTSKIGEDQIFYCTQRGIDEEKAVALIVNGYCKEVLNQLPMEFAVEAQKLLALTLEGSVG, translated from the coding sequence ATGAGTAAAGACAACCAGATTTTAGAAGAATTTACCTCGAAAGAATACGAGCACGGCTGGAATATAGATATAGAAGCTGATCAGGCTCCCAAAGGCCTGAATGAAGACATTGTACGCTTCATTTCCGCAAAAAAAGAAGAGCCGGAATGGCTTCTCGAATGGAGGCTAAAGGCCTACCGGGCATGGACTAAAATGAAAGAACCTAAGTGGGCCAACGTTAAATTTCCTGACATCAACTATCAGGATATAATATACTATTCTGCACCTAAGCAGAAAGTTAAGCCAAAAAGCCTTAACGAAGTAGACCCTGAGCTTCTTGAAACCTTTAAAAAGCTTGGTATATCACTGGAAGAACAAAAAAGATTAACCGGTGTTGCCGTGGATGCCGTGCTGGACAGCGTATCAGTTGCTACCACCTTTAAGGATAAACTTGCTGAAATGGGCATCATTTTCTGCTCTTTCAGCGAAGCAGTAAGGGAACACCCCGAGCTGGTAAAAAAATACATCGGCTCGGTAGTACCTACAAGTGACAACTATTTTGCGGCACTAAACTCTGCCGTATTTTCTGACGGGTCGTTCTGCTACATTCCTAAAGGTGTACGTTGCCCTATGGAGCTTTCCACCTATTTCAGGATTAACGCTGCAAATACAGGACAGTTTGAAAGAACGTTGATTGTTGCAGAAGAGGGTTCATATGTAAGTTACCTTGAAGGTTGTACAGCCCCTCAAAGAGATGAGAACCAGTTACATGCAGCGGTTGTTGAGATCTATGCCAAAAAGGATGCTGAGGTGAAGTACTCTACCGTGCAAAACTGGTACCCAGGTGACAAAGAAGGAAAAGGTGGTATTTATAACTTTGTAACCAAACGTGGCATTTGTGCCGGGGATAATTCAAAGATCTCATGGACACAGGTGGAGACCGGATCTTCTATAACCTGGAAATACCCTTCTTGTATTTTAAAAGGGGACAATTCCATAGGTGAGTTTTATTCAGTGGCTGTAACCAATAACCGCCAGCAAGCTGACACAGGAACTAAAATGATCCACATTGGTAAGAACACCAAATCCAGAATAGTTTCCAAAGGTGTATCGGCAGGATACTCCCAAAACAGCTACCGCGGACAAGTGAAAGTAATGAAAAGAGCTGAAGGAGCCCGAAACTTCTCCCAGTGTGATTCATTACTAATGGGTGATAAATGCGGTGCGCATACATTCCCTTATATCGATATCGAAAACAAATCGGCACAGATAGAGCATGAGGCTACTACATCAAAAATAGGTGAAGACCAGATTTTTTACTGTACCCAAAGAGGAATTGATGAGGAGAAAGCCGTTGCGCTTATCGTAAACGGTTACTGTAAGGAGGTACTGAATCAGTTACCTATGGAGTTTGCTGTGGAAGCCCAAAAATTACTTGCACTGACCCTGGAAGGTAGTGTAGGATAG
- the sufC gene encoding Fe-S cluster assembly ATPase SufC yields the protein MLSIKNLHASIEGKEILKGINLEVKPGEVHAIMGPNGSGKSTLASVLAGREEYEVTAGEVDYLGQDLLDLAPEERAREGVFLAFQYPVEIPGVSTTNFLKTALNQVREHKGLEPLDAVSFLTMMKEKMKLVEIDQALLSRSLNEGFSGGEKKRNEIFQMAMLEPKLSILDETDSGLDIDALRIVANGVNKLKTKDNATIVVTHYQRLLDYIVPDYVHVLYKGKIVKSGSKELALELEEKGYDWIKEEADTTA from the coding sequence ATGTTAAGCATTAAGAACTTACACGCATCAATTGAGGGAAAAGAGATACTTAAAGGTATAAACCTGGAAGTAAAGCCCGGAGAAGTACATGCCATCATGGGACCTAACGGCTCAGGTAAAAGTACTTTGGCTTCTGTACTTGCCGGTCGTGAAGAATACGAGGTAACTGCCGGTGAAGTAGATTATCTGGGTCAGGATCTTTTAGACCTTGCTCCGGAGGAAAGAGCCCGTGAAGGTGTATTTCTGGCATTCCAATACCCGGTTGAAATCCCTGGTGTTAGTACAACCAACTTTTTGAAAACAGCCCTTAATCAGGTTCGTGAGCACAAAGGCCTGGAGCCTCTCGATGCGGTATCTTTCCTTACCATGATGAAGGAAAAAATGAAACTGGTTGAGATCGATCAGGCGCTCCTCAGCCGGTCGTTAAACGAAGGTTTTTCTGGTGGTGAAAAGAAACGTAATGAGATCTTTCAAATGGCTATGCTGGAGCCAAAGCTTTCCATACTTGATGAAACAGATTCCGGACTGGATATTGATGCCCTTCGCATTGTTGCCAATGGAGTTAATAAGTTAAAAACAAAAGACAATGCTACGATTGTAGTAACACACTACCAGAGGCTTCTGGACTATATCGTTCCTGACTATGTACACGTGTTATACAAAGGAAAAATAGTAAAATCCGGCAGCAAAGAGCTGGCATTAGAGCTGGAAGAAAAAGGCTATGACTGGATCAAAGAAGAAGCAGATACTACAGCGTAA
- a CDS encoding SUF system Fe-S cluster assembly protein: MSQQTENKEAEVTLRDKVLEALKTVYDPEIPVDIYELGLIYEISVHPINNVYILMTLTSPNCPAAESIPTEVEQSIKKIEGVNDVNVEITFDPPYSQEMMSEAAKLELGFL, encoded by the coding sequence ATGAGCCAACAAACGGAAAATAAAGAAGCTGAAGTAACGCTCAGGGATAAGGTGCTTGAAGCTCTTAAAACTGTATATGACCCGGAGATACCCGTTGATATCTATGAGCTGGGCCTGATCTATGAAATAAGCGTTCACCCTATTAACAATGTATACATACTCATGACTTTGACTTCTCCTAATTGCCCTGCAGCGGAATCAATCCCCACGGAAGTGGAGCAGAGCATCAAGAAAATCGAAGGAGTCAATGATGTGAATGTGGAAATTACTTTTGACCCACCTTACTCTCAGGAAATGATGTCTGAGGCTGCCAAACTTGAGTTGGGATTCTTATAA
- a CDS encoding AMP-binding protein, whose amino-acid sequence MSEFPWVKRYPKNIPAEIGEIEYKSLVEMFEDSFAKNSGKEAFENMGKSITFNELDVLSRNFAAYLQNKLNLRKGDTIALQMPNLLQYPVALVGALRAGLIVVNTNPLYTPREMEHQFRDAQVKAVVIVANFASNLEKIIKNTSIQHVIVTELGDMLGGLKGSIVNFVVRHIKKMVPSFNLPKAISFKRLLKEGGDLEYKRPEMDQEDLAFLQYTGGTTGVSKGAQLSHRNIVAHTQQIKHWFAPLLEEGKTELMITAIPLYHIFALSVNGIFMLRIGAKNVLITNPRDMKGFVKELKKHKFTLFTGVNTLFNGLLNQPEFGEVDFSSVKGAIGGGMAVQDAVAKKWEQVTGGPLVEGYGLSETSPVLSVNPLDGTHKMGTIGLPVSSTEMALFDENGNKLGKGEVGEICARGPQVMRGYWKREEESSKVFFEGDWFRTGDMGQMDDEGFFKIVDRKKDMINVSGFNVYPNEVENVVADHPKVLEVAAIGVPDPKSNEAVKIFVVKKDQSLTAEELDAFCDENLTGYKRPKHIEFTNELPKSNVGKILRRELREQEVITSK is encoded by the coding sequence ATGAGCGAGTTTCCCTGGGTGAAGAGATACCCAAAAAATATTCCTGCAGAGATCGGTGAGATAGAGTATAAGTCTCTTGTTGAGATGTTTGAAGATTCATTTGCTAAAAATTCGGGTAAGGAGGCTTTTGAGAATATGGGAAAGTCCATAACATTCAACGAACTCGACGTTTTATCACGAAATTTTGCAGCCTATCTTCAAAATAAACTTAACCTGAGAAAAGGAGATACCATAGCACTTCAGATGCCAAACCTGCTCCAATACCCGGTGGCATTGGTAGGAGCCCTGAGGGCGGGCCTGATAGTTGTAAACACAAATCCTTTGTATACACCACGTGAAATGGAGCACCAGTTCAGGGATGCTCAGGTCAAGGCGGTGGTGATTGTGGCCAATTTTGCATCAAACCTTGAAAAAATAATAAAGAATACTTCTATTCAGCATGTTATTGTAACAGAGCTGGGTGATATGCTCGGAGGACTAAAAGGAAGTATCGTAAATTTTGTAGTCAGGCATATCAAAAAAATGGTACCTTCTTTTAACCTGCCAAAGGCCATTAGCTTTAAGCGGCTATTGAAAGAAGGAGGTGACCTTGAATACAAGAGACCTGAAATGGATCAGGAAGATCTGGCATTTTTACAATATACAGGAGGAACCACAGGAGTTTCCAAAGGAGCTCAGCTCTCTCACAGGAATATAGTAGCGCATACCCAGCAGATCAAACACTGGTTTGCCCCACTTTTGGAAGAAGGAAAAACCGAATTGATGATAACTGCTATTCCTTTGTATCACATTTTTGCCCTGTCAGTCAATGGCATATTTATGCTCAGGATCGGAGCAAAGAATGTACTTATCACTAATCCGCGAGATATGAAAGGATTTGTGAAGGAATTGAAGAAGCATAAGTTTACTTTATTTACCGGAGTTAATACGCTGTTTAACGGTCTGCTCAATCAGCCAGAATTCGGCGAAGTTGATTTCTCTTCAGTAAAAGGTGCTATTGGTGGCGGTATGGCCGTTCAGGATGCCGTTGCGAAAAAGTGGGAACAAGTTACCGGCGGGCCTTTGGTCGAGGGATATGGTTTAAGTGAAACATCTCCGGTACTATCTGTCAACCCGCTGGACGGTACTCATAAAATGGGAACAATAGGTCTTCCTGTTTCCAGTACCGAGATGGCTTTATTCGATGAAAACGGGAATAAGCTTGGGAAAGGTGAAGTAGGAGAGATATGTGCCCGCGGACCTCAGGTAATGCGTGGTTACTGGAAAAGGGAGGAAGAAAGTAGTAAAGTTTTCTTTGAAGGTGATTGGTTCAGAACTGGCGACATGGGACAAATGGATGACGAAGGCTTTTTCAAAATAGTGGACAGAAAAAAGGATATGATCAATGTCTCTGGTTTTAATGTCTATCCTAATGAAGTAGAAAATGTAGTGGCGGACCATCCGAAGGTACTTGAAGTAGCGGCCATTGGTGTGCCCGATCCGAAATCAAATGAAGCTGTTAAAATTTTCGTGGTGAAAAAAGACCAGTCACTGACTGCGGAAGAACTTGACGCCTTTTGTGATGAAAACTTAACTGGTTATAAAAGACCAAAGCACATAGAGTTTACTAACGAGCTCCCTAAATCCAATGTTGGAAAAATATTGAGAAGGGAGCTGCGGGAGCAGGAGGTGATAACTTCTAAATAA
- a CDS encoding BrxA/BrxB family bacilliredoxin has product MYPEELVAPMRTDLTSVGFTELKTAEDVDNHLKDLKGTSLLVINSVCGCAAGAARPGVKWAVQQSQKRPDHLTTVFAGVDQSAVAKAREYTLPYPPSSPSIALFKDGELVHFIERHHIEGRTAEMIGNHLIEVFDEYC; this is encoded by the coding sequence ATGTATCCAGAAGAATTAGTAGCACCCATGAGAACAGATTTGACTTCAGTGGGATTTACTGAGCTCAAAACTGCCGAGGATGTCGACAACCATTTGAAAGACCTTAAAGGTACTTCGCTACTGGTAATAAACTCAGTATGCGGATGCGCTGCAGGCGCTGCAAGGCCCGGTGTAAAGTGGGCCGTTCAGCAAAGCCAAAAGAGGCCTGACCACCTTACTACTGTATTTGCCGGTGTTGACCAGAGTGCTGTAGCCAAGGCCAGAGAGTATACACTTCCGTATCCTCCTTCATCGCCATCTATAGCTTTATTTAAGGATGGTGAGTTGGTTCACTTCATTGAGAGACACCATATAGAAGGACGTACCGCTGAAATGATCGGAAACCACCTGATAGAGGTATTTGACGAATACTGCTAA
- a CDS encoding SufE family protein, which yields MTESIEEVQNKIIEEFSILDGDQEMTNFYIMELGQKLPEMDEADKTDDNIVKGCQSKVWLTALLHDGRVSFLADSNTAITKGLVSLLVRVLSGQTPDDIINTELYFPQKIGMDRFIGTQRSNGFAAMVKQMKLYALALKSKAEA from the coding sequence ATGACCGAATCAATAGAAGAAGTTCAAAATAAAATTATCGAGGAGTTTTCCATTCTGGATGGAGACCAGGAAATGACCAACTTCTACATTATGGAACTTGGACAAAAGTTACCCGAAATGGATGAAGCGGATAAAACAGATGATAATATTGTAAAGGGCTGCCAGTCTAAAGTATGGCTTACTGCATTACTACACGATGGCAGGGTCAGCTTCCTGGCAGATAGCAATACTGCCATTACTAAAGGTCTGGTTAGTCTTTTAGTACGTGTTTTATCCGGACAGACTCCCGATGACATTATTAATACAGAACTTTACTTCCCTCAAAAAATTGGGATGGATCGCTTTATAGGTACTCAGCGGTCTAACGGCTTTGCAGCTATGGTAAAACAGATGAAGCTGTACGCCCTTGCCTTGAAAAGTAAAGCAGAAGCCTAA
- a CDS encoding Lrp/AsnC ligand binding domain-containing protein — MPANYEIDNIDLKILEILLKNAKKPYTEVAKQVFVSGGTVHVRMKKLEDMGIVEGTTLKLDYTKLGYDITAFIGIFLSKSALYDEVIAELKQIQEVVNVHYTTGNYSMFAKIHCKDTQHLKDVLHDKIQRVEGIVRTDTMISLEESINRSIQLDMK; from the coding sequence ATGCCCGCTAATTATGAAATTGACAATATAGATCTCAAAATATTGGAGATCTTGTTAAAAAATGCAAAAAAACCCTATACCGAAGTAGCAAAACAGGTCTTTGTTTCAGGAGGCACAGTGCATGTACGGATGAAAAAGCTTGAAGACATGGGTATTGTCGAAGGCACTACTCTAAAGCTGGACTACACCAAGCTTGGCTATGATATCACTGCTTTTATTGGCATCTTCCTTTCCAAAAGTGCACTTTACGATGAGGTGATAGCCGAGCTAAAGCAAATACAGGAGGTGGTGAATGTGCATTATACTACAGGTAATTACAGTATGTTTGCGAAAATACACTGTAAGGACACACAGCACTTAAAAGATGTGCTCCATGATAAAATCCAGCGTGTGGAAGGGATTGTCAGAACAGACACCATGATATCGCTTGAAGAGAGCATTAACCGTAGCATTCAACTTGATATGAAGTAA